TGACGTTCGGGCTCCCGGAGATGACCGCCCACCTGGTCCTCTGCCTGGGCTTGAGCTATGCCTCCAACCGGGGCCTCGCAGCAGTGTTCCATGTGCGGCCGCACTCCGAGTCGGCGCTGATTACCGGGCTGCTGCTGTACTTCCTGTTCTGGCCGACGCAGTTCTCGGCCGGGCTGCAGTACCTGGATCTGGCCGGTGTCGCCCTCGCCTGCGTGCTGGCCTCGGTATCTAAATACGCGCTGGCCTGGCGCGGCCGCCACCTTTTCAACCCGGCGGCGGCGGGGGCGTTCCTCACCGGGCTGACCGGACTCAACATCGCCACCTGGTGGGCCGCCACCCCGGCAATGCTCTGGCTGGTGCTGCCCGGGGTCCTGCTGGTGCTCTACCGGGTCCGGAAGCTGCTGATGGCGTCCGTGTTCACGCTGGTTGCAGTGTCAGTTGTAGCCGTGGAACTGCTGCGCACCGGGATGCTGCCGGGCGAGGCGCTGTGGCAGACCCTGGCACAGCGCCCGGTGCTGTTCTTCGTCGGTTTTATGCTCACCGAGCCGCTCACCCTGCCGCCGCGGCGGTGGCAGCAGCTGGCGCTGGCCGCCGTCGTCGGGCTGCTGTTCGCCGTCCCGTACAACCTGGGCTTCGTGGCCAATTCCCCCGAACTGGCGCTGCTGGCAGGGAACGCCCTCGCTTTTGCCGCCGGCCAGCGCGGCCGTGTGCTGCTCCGCTTCCGGGGCTCGCGTCCGTTGACCCCGACGACGACGGAATTCAGCTTCCAGCCGGAGCGCCCGCTCCGCTTCACCCCGGGACAGTACATCGAACTGAACCTGCCGCATTCGAAGGCCGACCACAAAGGCCGGCGGCGGGTCTTCAGCCTGACCAATCCGCCGGACTCGACCTCGCTGACGATCGGGGTCGGGACGGGCGGTCAGCTCTCCACGGCAAAACAGTCGCTCCTGGCCCTGGAACCCGGCCAAGAACTGACGGCCACCAGCATCGGCGGCGACTTTGTGCTGCCGCGGGCGGCCGGAGCGCCGGTGCTGCTGATCGCGGCCGGTATCGGCATCACCCCGTATCTGGCCCAGCTGACCGGGGCTTCCGCCGGTGCGCGGGACGTGGTCCTGCTGTACCTCGCCGTGAGTGCCGCCGAACTCGCCTACGCCGATGAGCTCGAACGCACCGGCGTCCGGGTTATCGCCCGCCTGGCCGACGGGTCCGCCCCGCCGGCGTTTATGCAGGACGCGGGCGCCGTCCGGATCGATGGTGCCTCGCTGAAAGATCTTGTTCCCGACGTCGCGGACCGGGATGTCTACGTGTCGGGCTCGCCGGCGAGTGTCCGCTCACTCAGCGCCGCTGCCCGCCGGTCCGGGGCTCGGAGGATCCACGTGGACTCCTTCTCCGGCTACTGAGCGCGTCGATTTTCCCTTGGAGGCCCCCTTCCTGCTAAGCTCTAGGACGTCCCGCCGGTAACGGCAGGAACCCTGACTGCCCTCGTAGCTCAGGGGATAGAGCGTCTGCCTCCGGAGCAGAAGGTCGTTGGTTCGATTCCAATCGAGGGCACAAACAAGAACCCCGCCGTTTCATTGAAACGGCGGGGTTCTTTGCATCTCGACGCAACGGGCAGGCGGACGGGGCATTCAAGGCGCGCCACCCTGCCATTTGTCGGTGCCCGCTCGTAGGCTGGGTGCATCGGCAGCGGGGTCTCGGCCTGGTGGCTGGAGGCGGTGGCCTGCCCGGGTGCGGCCACCGCACCACTACCGGATCCCGCCGAAGCGCAAAGGGGTCTCACATGTACTGCACCATCATTCCTCCGTATTTGCTCCGCCGCCTGGCAGCCCAGCACGGACCCGAACACTCCGCGGTAGCGCGTGCAGCCAAGGAAGCCCTGCTGCACGTCCCGGGGTTTCAGGCTTCCCGTGCCACACCCGGGCCAGGCAGCCATCCCGCCCTGCGCGAACTTAGGCCGTCCCCACCGGAACGGACAGTCTATGACGCCAAATCAGCCGAGCAACTCCCCGGCAGCATGGTCCGCAAGGAGGGTGAGCCACCCGTCAACGACCCCGCAGCCAACGAGGCCTACGACGGTCTGGGCCACACCCACCGGCTCTACGCCGAGGCCTTCGGCCGGAACTCCATCGACGGCAATGGACTTCACCTTGATGCCACGGTTCACTATGGCCGCCTGTACGACAACGCCTTCTGGGACGGCCGGCAGATGGTCTTCGGCGACGGCGACGGCGAGGTTTTCGAGCGGTTCACAAAGTCCCTGAGTGTGATCGGCCACGAACTCGCCCATGGCGTCACGCAGTACTCGGCCGGCTTGGTTTACCGCAACCAGGCAGGCGCACTGAACGAATCAATGTCAGATGTCTTCGGCGCCCTGGTTGAGCAGTTTCTCGGGAAGCAGACGACGGCGGAGGCCAGCTGGCTGATCGGCGAGGGCCTCTTTACGGACAAGGTCCAGGGGGCCGCCCTGCGTTCCCTCAAAGACCCCGGCACTGCGTATGACGACGACGTTCTCGGCAAGGACCCGCAGCCGGGCTCGATGGAAGGCTATGTGCGCACCAGTGCCGACAACGGCGGCGTGCACATCAACTCCGGCATCCCCAACCGGGCGTTCTACCTCGTGGCGGCGGCGCTGGGCGGCAACGCCTGGGAGGCGCCGGGACGGATCTGGTACGAAACGCTGACGGGCGGCACCCTGGCTCCGGATGCCACCTTCGGCGCATTCGCCAAGGCCACTGCGGCCTCGGCCGGGGAGCTTTTCGGAGCCGAATCCAAAGAGCATGACGCCGTGCTCTCCGCGTGGGAAACTGTGAAGGTAAAGTTCACTGGCGTCCGGCGGTAGACTTCCCGGTCCCGCTCCGGATCCCGTGAACGTCACCGCCCTAAAAATTCGAGGTCCATGCAAATGGCCGTCCTACCAAACCCGTTTTCGATTCAAGCCGGTGCCTAGTGAAGATTACTGTCCAGCGCAGCGGTGGCATTGCCGGCATAAAGCGGACGTGGACCGTGCAACCCGCGCCGCCGGAGGATACGGATCTCTGGCAACCGCTGATCGAGGCCTGCCCCTGGGACACGGTCCCGGCTGCGGCCCGGGGAGCCGACGGGGGGCAGCCCGACCGGTTCCTGTACAACATCCGGGCCGGACAGCGGCGCGCCACCCTGCCGGAGAACGCCGTCACCGGACCGTGGCGGGACCTCGTGGAAACGGCCAAAGCTGCGGCGGAGCCAACGTCGGGCGGGGTGACCGCGCCGCTTCGATGACTCAGCGGGTCCGTTAGACAGCAGTCGACAGGTGTCCGCGGAAAGTACGGCGGTAGGACTGCGGGCTGGTGTCAAGCACCTTGGCGAAGTGGTGCCGCAACAGCACCGAATGGCCGAAACCTGAGGCGCGGGCGATCTCGTCAATAGTGAGGTCAGTGGTCTCCAACAGCTCCTGGGCGCGGAGTACACGCTGGGAATTGAGCCAGGCAGCAGGGGTGGCGCCCGTTTCGGAACGAAACCGACGGGCGAACGTCCGGGGTGACATATGGACGCGGGCGGCAAGTTCATTGACCGGATGCTCCTCCCCCAGATGGCGGAGCATCCATTGCAGCAATTCCTCCATGGGCGCGGAGCCGCAGGCCGGTATTGGCCGGTCGATGAATTGGACCTGGCCCCCGTCCCGGTGCGGCGGCACCACCATGTCCCGGGCGATGGCCGCTGCGACGGCGGCCCCAAATTCCACCCGGACCAAATGCAGGCAGGCGTCGATACCTGCGGCCGTGCCGGCACTCGTGATGATTCGGCCGTCTTCGACGTAAAGGACGTCCTCGTCGACCAAAACTGCAGGGTACTGTCCGGCGAGCTCCCGGGAAAAGTGCCAGTGGGTGGTGCAGCGGCGGCCGTCCAGCAGTCCAGCCCGGGCCAGCGCAAAAGCCCCGGAACAGATGGACATCACCCAGGCACCGCGGGCGTGCGCGGCACGGAGCGCCTCAAGGACGGGTTCGGGAAGGTCCCCGTCCCGGTCGTAGGGGGTCATGATCACGAGGTCCGCGTCCGCCGCGGCGTCGAGCCCGAAATCTATCCGCATGGACAGTCCTGACTTCATCGGGACATCGCCGGGTACCGGAGTGCAGACCCGAAAATCAAAAACCGGCACGCCGGTTCCGCGCTCCGAGCGATCGACGCCAAACACTTCGAAGGCCGTCGCGAATTCGAAGATTGAAAAGCGCGGCACCACGATCATCGCCACTGAGTTGATCATCAAGCAAGCTTGGCAGAAATTATGTCTTTATGGGCATTTCTGCCACTTTGTTTGACCCCCGGACCGGCGAACCATGGAGCTATGGAACTCGTCGGAATCACCGTCGTTATCCTAACCGTCGTTGGCATCGGCGCCACGGTCTCCGCACTGCGCAGGGACGGGCCGGGCCACAACCCGCCGGTCCGTTCGGACGACTACCGGTCCGCACGGGACCTGCCCAGCGTCAGCCATACCCTCCGGATCTTCTGAGCCGGGCGAAAGGAGGCACCGCGGCCGGTCCACGGACCGGCAATGGGGCCTCCTTTTATTAGCTCCGGCCGCCGTGGGCGGCTACGGAGAGTGGTTGCCATTCGTTCCAGGCAGCCAGCCGCGCTTCATAATCGGCCGTCACGATCCCCAGCGGCGCCTCGCCGAAGAAGATGCGCAACGGGGGCGCCTCAGAGTCGACCAGCGTCAGGATGGCATCCCTCGTAGCCACGGGATCTCCCGGCGTTCCGCGGCGGCTGGGCCGATTGGCGGCCTGCTCCCGCACCGCGTCGTAGGCCGGCAGGGCGTTGGAGTGGCGCGCCGAGCTGCCGCCCCAATCCGTGGCGAAGCCGCCTGGCTCGATCAATGTCACTTTGATGCCGAAGCCTTCCACTTCCTGCGCGAGCGACTGGCTCAGACCCTCCAGCGCCCACTTGGAGGCGTGGTAGATGCCCACAGTGGGGAATGCCGAGACGCCGCCTACGGAGGACACCTGCAGGATGTGGCCGCTGCCCTGGCTCCGCAGGAACGGCAACGCAGCCTGGGTTACCCACAGCGCACCAAAAAGATTCGTCTCGATCTGGTCCCGGGCCTCTGACTCGCTTAGTTCCTCAACCGTCCCGAACTGGCCGTAGCCGGCGTTATTGACCACAACGTCGAGCCGGCCGAAGTGCTGCTGTGCCTTGGACCTGGTGCACTGCTGCGACCGGACCGTAGATGGAGAATTCCACCGGGCCCACAAGGTCCGCCGGGGTCGTCTCAAGCACCGGTCGCATAAAGTCTTTTTGCGGCAGCGGACTGTACTGCAGGACCTCAATCGGGCCGAGTGCCTCGGTGGCGCGTTCCAGTGCCGTGGTGATCGATTCGGGATTACGGACATCTGCTGCGAAGCCCCGGGCTTCGATGCCGTCGCCGGCCAGCTCCGCGGCCAGGGCATCAACGTTTCCCTGGTGACGGGAAATCAGCGCGACAGCGAAGCCTTCCGCGCCAAAACGCCGCGCGACCGCCTTGCCGAGTCCGGAACCCGCTCCAATGATTGCGATAGTAGTCATAGTGAGGCCAAGACCATCAGGTACCGACATATTCTTCAGTATGCTTAGTTTCTTCGTGCGGACGGCACTGGCGGCGCTGGCCCGAGAGTTCCCAGTAGACTGTCTGAAGCCATGACTTTTCATATTTCCTACCCCGCCGAGCTGCCCGTTTCCGAGCGCCGCGAGGACCTGATGGCGGCCATTGCGGCCAACCAGGTGACCATCATTGCCGGCGAGACCGGCTCAGGTAAGACGACCCAGATTCCCAAGATGTGCCTGGAGCTGGGCCTGGGCGAGAACGGCCTGATCGGTCACACCCAGCCGCGGCGGCTCGCGGCCCGCACCGTGGCCGAACGCATCGCAGAGGAACTCGGCGTGGAGATCGGCCAGGAGGTCGGCTTCCAGGTCCGGTTCACGGGCGAGGTTGGCCGCAACACCAAGGTCAAGCTTATGACCGACGGCATTCTGCTGGCGGAGATCCGGCGCGACAAGCTGCTGCGGAAATACAACGCCATCATTATCGATGAAGCCCACGAGCGCAGCCTGAACATCGACTTCATCCTCGGCTACCTCAAGCGGATCCTGCCGCAGCGGCCGGATCTGAAGATCATCATCACCTCGGCCACCATCGACCCGCAGCGCTTCGCAAAGCACTTCGGCAGCGAGGACGTACCGGCGCCGATCATCGAGGTCTCCGGTCGGACGTTCCCGGTCGAAATCCGCTACCGGCCGCTCTCCCAGCCGGCCGGCGGAGCCACCGGCGATGACGCGGACACGGCCTCCGACGATGAACTGGAGGAGGACCGTGACCCGTTGGACGCCGTCTGCGACGCCGTCGACGAACTCGCGCAGGAAGCCCCCGGCGACATCCTCATCTTTTTCTCCGGCGAGCGTGAAATCCGCGACGCCGCCGAGGCCCTCAACGGCAGGATCCAGTCCAACCGGAAGCTCGCCGGAACCGAGGTGCTCCCGCTCTTCGCCCGGCTGAGCCTGCAGGAACAGCACAAGGTCTTCCACCCCGGGGCCAAGCGCCGGATTGTGCTGGCCACCAACGTCGCTGAGACCTCCCTGACCGTCCCCGGCATCAAATACGTCATCGACACCGGCACCGCCCGCATCTCCCGCTATTCGCACCGCACCAAGGTCCAGCGCCTGCCGATCGAGCGGGTATCCCAAGCCTCGGCAAACCAGCGTTCGGGGCGCTGCGGCCGTGTCTCGGACGGCATTGCCATCCGGCTGTACTCGGCGGAGGACTTTCAGTCCCGCCCGCCGTTCACCGATCCGGAAATCCTGCGCACCAACCTCGCCGCAGTCATCCTGCAGATGACCGCTATGGGAGTCGCCCGCGGGCCGAAGGATGTCGAAAACTTCCCGTTTGTGGAGCCGCCGGACTCCCGCGCCATCAACGACGGCGTCGCCCTCCTGCGCGAGCTCGGTGCCCTGAGCACAGCACGTGCGCCGGAGGAGACGGGTGAGCGCGCGGGCCGCCGGCTGCCGGCCGGTGCCGACGGGAGGAGCGGCGGGGCCCTGACCGCCGTCGGGCAGCAGCTTGCCCAGCTGCCGGTGGACCCGAGGCTCGGCCGGATGATCGTCGAGTCCGGCAAGCGCGGCTGCGTCCGCGAGGTCATGATCCTTGCCGCGGCCCTCACCATCCAGGATCCGCGCGAGCGCCCGACCGACAAGCAGCAGCTCGCTGCGGAGAAACACGCGCGGTTCCGGGATGAGAACTCGGACTTCACCGGGTTCCTGAATCTCTGGAACTATCTCCAGGAAAAGCAGCAGGAGCTCTCCTCCACCGCGTTCCGCCGGCTCTGCCGTGCCGAGTTCATCAACTACCTGCGTGTCCGCGAGTGGCAGGACCTCTTCGCCCAGCTGCGCCAGCTGGCCCGGCCGCTCGGCATCAGCCTGGACAACAAGCGCCTCGCCGATCCGGTGGGCAACCATGAGGGCATCCACATCAGCCTGCTCTCGGGCCTGCTGAGCCATGTTGGCATCCTTGACGAGCGCAAGCGCGAATACGCAGGCGCCCGCGGCAGCCGCTTCGCGATTTTCCCGGGATCGGCCTTGTTCAAGAAGTCCCCCACCTTCGTGATGGCCGCTGAGCTGGTGGAGACGAGCAGGCTGTGGGCGCGGGTGGCCGCGAAGTTCGATCCCCTCTGGGTGGAGCAGGTAGCGCCGGACTTGGTCAAGCGCAGCTACAGCGAGCCGCATTGGTCCAAAAAGATGGGTTCGGTGATGGCCCATGAAAAGGTCACGCTGTACGGCGTGCCCATCATCCCGAGCCGCCGGATCAACTACGGCAAGGTGGACCCCGAGCTCTGCCGGGGGCTGTTCATCCGCCATGCCCTCGTCGAGGGTGACTGGCAGACCCACCACAAGTTCTTCCACCGCAACCGGGCCCTGCTGCACGAGGTCGAGGAGCTGGAGGCACGGATGCGGCGCCGGGACATCCTGGTGGACGACGAGACGCTCTTCGAGTTCTACGACGCCCGGATCGGCAAGGACGTTGTCTCCGAGCGGCACTTCGACAAGTGGTGGAAGGACGCGCGGCAGCAGGACCCGGCGCTGCTCGATTTCGACCAGGCGTTGCTGATCAGTGAGGACGCAGATGCCCTGGATGACTCGGCCTACCCGAAGACCCTGCTGCACAAGGGCTTTGAGCTGCCGCTGAGCTATGAGTTCCATCCCGTCGCCCCCGGGTCGCCGCCCAACCCGTCCGACGGCGTCACCGCCGAGGTGCCCGTGCTGTTCCTGAACCAGCTGGACGACGCGGCGTTCCGCTGGCTCATTCCGGGCCAGCGCGTGGAGCTGGTCACCGCCCTGATCAAGTCGCTGCCCAAGCAGGTGCGTAAGAACTTCGTGCCGGCACCGGACGTCGCCCGGCAGGCCGTCGCAGCCCTCGAGGCGGACTTCGATCCGGCCGCCGACGAGCTGGAGGCCTCCCTCGAGCTGGTCCTGCGCCGGATCCGCGGCCAGGTCATCCCGCCGCATTCCTGGAGCTGGGACGCTGTTCCCCCGCACCTGCGGGTCAGCTTCCGAGTGGTGGATTCCGGCGGAAAGATACTTGAGGAAGGCAAGGACCTTTCAGTGCTGCAGGATCGGCTGGCACCGGCTACCCGCCGCGCCATCGCGGAGTCGCTGGGCGCCACGCCCGCAACAACGGCGCCGCGGTCCGGCATTATGGGCCACGGCACGTCCAAGAACTCGGTGGCCCGCACCGGGACAGCGCAGGCTGCCGGCACGGCGTCTACAACTGCGGCCTCCGGGGAGGCCGCAGCCTCGACCGGTTTCGCCGAGAAGGCGGCACTGACCTCCTGGTCCTTCGGAACAGTGCAGCGCGAGGTCCGGGGCACCGTGAAGGGCCACACCGTCACCGGCTACCCTGCGCTCGTGGATGAGGGAGCGTCGGTGGCGCTCCGGCTTTTCCAGACCAGCTCCGAACAAGAGCAGGCCATGCGCGGCGGCGTCATCCGCCTGCTCGCACTGAGGGTGCCGCCGCCGGACCGCTACGTCCTGGAACACCTGAACAACGCGGAAAAGCTGACGTTCAGCCAAAACCCGCACGGCTCCGTGACGGCATTGATTGCCGACTGCGCCCTCGCCGCCATCGACAAGCTCACCCCTGCCGCTCTGCCGTGGGACGAAGGATCGTTCAACGCCCTGTACGAGAAAGTCCGGGCGGACCTCATCGATACGGTCTTTACGGTTACCGCCGTCGTGGAGCGGATTCTCGCCAGCACCCGGCGGATCGAGCGGGCGCTCAAAGGCACAACGAGCCTGGCCCTGATCAGCGCACTCAACGACATCAAGAGCCAGCTGGAGCAGCTTGTGTTTCCCGGTTTTGTGGCACGCACCGGCTACAGCCAGCTCAGCCAGCTGCCGCGCTACCTCGCGGCGATCGAGAAGCGCCTCGAGAAACTCCCAACGAACGTCGCGCGGGACGCCCAGCACATGGCCGCCGTCCAGGCACTGGAGGACGACTACGACGACGCCGCGTCGGCACTGCTGCCGGGCAGGCGGGCCGGGACCGAGTTAACCCAGGTCCGCTGGATGATCGAGGAGCTCCGGGTGAGCCTCTTCGCCGTCGAGCTGGGGACAGCCTATTCCGTCTCGGAAAAGCGGATCCGCGCTGTGCTCAACAAGGCGCTGGCACCTGCCTGACGCCCCGTTAGGGCCGTCAGGCCGGTGCCAGCGGCTCCGAGCGGCGACGCCTCAGGCGTCCGGAACGTGCGCCGAGTGTCCGGCTTTCCGGAGCCCTTCGCGGAGCTTTTCGGCGTTGGCGTCCAGCCGGGTCGGATCGGGATTCTGGTCCACCGAGCCAAAGTCGAAGTCCGCCATGGTGCGGGACGGCCACACATGGACATGGAGGTGGTTGACCTCGTAGCCGGCCACAATCAGGCCGGCGCGTGCCGCGTCGAACACCCCGACCTGGACTGCCCCGATCGTCTGGGCCACCTGCATCACGCGGGCCAGCATTTCAGCGGGCGCATCGGTCCAGCGGTCCACCTCCGCGGTTGGCACCACAAGGGTGTGTCCGTCGGCGAGCGGGCCTACCGTAAGGAAGGCCACAACGTCGTCCTCGCGCCAGACGAAGCGGCCGGGGATCTCGCCGTTGATGATCCTGGTGAAGAGAGTGCTCATGCGTCTGCCCTTTCCGAGGGTGTTCCGAGGGTACTGGTGTCCAGGACAAAACGGTACTTCACGTCTCCGGCCACCATGCGGTCGTAGGCCGCATTGAGCTGGTCGGCGCGGACCACCTCAATGTCGGAGGTGACACCGTGCTCGGCGCAGAAGTCCAGCATTTCCTGGGTCTCGGCGATGCCGCCGATCAGTGAGCCTGCGTACGCGATCCGACGGCGGATCAATGCGCCCGGGTTCACCGGTGGCATCTCCTCGGAGGGCAGCCCCAGCTGGAAGAGCGCCCCGTTCACGCGCAGGGTCCGGAAGTACGGGTTGAGGTCATGCGGCGCGGCGACGGTGTCGATGATGACGTCGATGCTGCGGTTCGCGGCGTCCATCGCGGCCTCGTCGCGGGACAGGATGACGTCATCGGCGCCGAGTTCGCGGGCGGCGGCGACCTTGGACTCCGAGGTGGTGAAGACCTTCACTTCGGCGCCCATGGCCTTGGCGAGCTTCACAGCCATGTGACCCAGTCCGCCGAGGCCAACGACGCCGACAACGTCCCCCGCCTCGAGGCCGAAGTGGCGCAGCGGGGAATAGGTGGTGATGCCTGCACACAGCAGCGGGGCCGCGGCAGCCGGATCAAGGCCGTCCGGGATATGCAGGACGTAGCGGCGGTCCACAACCACAGAGGTGGCGTAGCCGCCCTGGGTGATGGCGTCCCCGTTGCGGCGGTCCTGCGCGCCGTAGGTCCCGGTCATGCCGTCTTCGCAGTACTGCTCCAGGCCGTCACGGCAGCTCTCGCATTCACGGCAGGAATCAACCAGGCACCCGACGCCCACCCGCTCGCCGAGGCTGAACTCGTCGACTGCGGAGCCGACACGGCTGACCCGGCCCACGATTTCGTGGCCGGGAACCAGCGGATAGTTCTGGGTTCCCCATTCGCCCCGTGTGGCATGGACGTCCGAATGGCAGAGTCCGCAGAACTCGATGGCGATTTCGACGTCGTCGTCCTTCGGCGCGCGGCGCGCAACCGTCAAGGGAACCAACCCGCTGTCGCTGGCGGTAGCGCCGTAAGCGGCGGCGAGGCTCGGGCCCGGGGTGAGGGTGTCCGTGCTGTCGGTAGTGCCCGCGGTCAGATCGGGAAGCGGCTTGGCAAGGGGCGGCGGTACGGGGCGTCCAGGTGTCATAGTTTGACGCTACCCGCGGGAGCGGCCGCTATGCCACTCGCCGCGGGAAGTCGGCGGTACCGCCCGCCGCCGCCCGGACGTCTGTTCAGCAAGGAAATGCTAGTTCAGCGACAGGACAAGGTAGAGGAGTGCGAGGACCAGTACTGTCGGGGTCATAGTGAGTCGTTCGGGTTTACTGCGCGAGATCCCATTCATCACAACGCCCAGGGCGAAGTATGCCGTCAGCGCCCAGGCGGCGGCCGCGGTCACGTCGTCGTTGATCACCGGCGGGGCGAGCCCGGCCTTTGCCAACGCCGTATAGGCAAACAGGCCATAGAGGACAACGGACACGGCGCTCCCTATCCTGAGTTTGGCCGGGAGGACGGTGTGGTATCCGCCCCACGCCATCCTGCCGAGCGGAGCTCCGCAGATGAGTGCAAGCTGAAAAATCCCGAGGCCGGCCAGGATTACGCACGCGGCTAACGCGGCGAGCTGATCTACCGTCACAACGAACCCCCGCTCGGGTCCGGTGCCGGGACCTCCCGGCCCGGCCGCCGGGCTTCTTCGGGCCGGAGGACGCGCAGGGCATTTTCGATAATCCGGTCGAGCTGTTGAACCAATGCTTCTTCATCCACGCCCGCATCGACTCCGTCCTGATGGGTTTCGAGACCCTGCCACGCGCTCGCCAGCAGCGCGGTTCCCTTGGGCGACAACGAGATCGTGTTTGCCCGGGCGTCCCGTGGGTCCGGTCGCACGATGACCAGATCGTCGCCGATCAGCCGTCCCAGCCGCTGCGTGATGGAAGCCCGGGAGACGTCGAGGGCGTCCGCGATCTGCCGTTGAGCCTGGGGCCCGGAGGTGCCGAGGGTGAGGAGGACCAGGAAACCCGAGTAGCCGATTCCGTGATGTTCCAGAAGGTAGCGGTCTGCTATCCGGTCCACCAGGGCCGTAGCACGGTGGAGCTTGAAGACTGCACTGCCGACGATGTCCTGATGTTCGCTGTTAGTCATTTCGTTAAGTAGTTAACTAAATGACCCAGGGATTGTCAAGGGGTGGGCACCACGGCAAGAGCCACAGCCCGGGCCGGGGCGGGAATACGAACGAATGGCTAGCGCGGTGAGTCCCCGGAACTGTTCCCGCCGTACGGCTCGTCCCCGGTCACCACAGGGTGGGAAACACTGTTGCACCACTCGGAGAACGAGCCCGGATACAACGCAGCAGGAAATCCGGCGATCTCAAGGGCTGCAATTTCGTGGGCCGCCGTGACGCCGGATCCGCAGTAGACCGCGATGGGCACGTCGGCGCGCGCCCCGAGACCGGCGAAGCGTTCCCGCAACACGTCCGCGGGCAGGAACTTACCATCCGCTCCAAGGTTGGCCGTGGTGGGTGCGCTCACGGCGCCCGGAATATGGCCGGCTCGCGGATCCACCGGCTCGAATTCGCCGCGGTATCTCTCCCCCGCCCGGGCATCGAGCAGCAGTCCGTGCTGCCCCCACGTTGCCGCCTGGCCCTCGTCAACCACCTCCATGGCAGGCCCCGTCAGCACCACGTCGCCTTGCCCCGTTGCAGGTTCTCCGCTTTCGACGTCGAAGCCCGCGTCGAGCCAGGCGGCCAGGCCGCCGTCGAGCAGGCAGACATCGCGGACCCCGGCCTGGCGGAGCATCCACCAGAGCCGGGCGGCGGCGAGGTTGCCGCTGTTGTCATAAGCAACCACAACGTCGCCGGTGCGGATGCCCCAGGAGCGGGCTGATCGTTGGAAGTGGTCCCGGCTCGGAAGCGGGTGGCGGCCGCGGCGCGGGTCCGCGGGCCCGGCCAGTTCATTGGCGAGGTCCACAAAGACCGCCCCGGGCAGGTGTTCGGCGAGGTAGTGCTCCCGGCCGTTCGGGTCGCCGAGCGCCCAGCGCACATCAAGCAACACGGTCCGCCGTTCCATGCTGTCTGCGCCGAGGCGGTTATGTAGGGCCGCGACGTCCATAAGGGTCTGCATGCCCCAACTCTAACCA
This genomic window from Arthrobacter sp. EM1 contains:
- a CDS encoding NAD(P)-dependent alcohol dehydrogenase, translated to MTPGRPVPPPLAKPLPDLTAGTTDSTDTLTPGPSLAAAYGATASDSGLVPLTVARRAPKDDDVEIAIEFCGLCHSDVHATRGEWGTQNYPLVPGHEIVGRVSRVGSAVDEFSLGERVGVGCLVDSCRECESCRDGLEQYCEDGMTGTYGAQDRRNGDAITQGGYATSVVVDRRYVLHIPDGLDPAAAAPLLCAGITTYSPLRHFGLEAGDVVGVVGLGGLGHMAVKLAKAMGAEVKVFTTSESKVAAARELGADDVILSRDEAAMDAANRSIDVIIDTVAAPHDLNPYFRTLRVNGALFQLGLPSEEMPPVNPGALIRRRIAYAGSLIGGIAETQEMLDFCAEHGVTSDIEVVRADQLNAAYDRMVAGDVKYRFVLDTSTLGTPSERADA
- a CDS encoding sulfurtransferase; protein product: MQTLMDVAALHNRLGADSMERRTVLLDVRWALGDPNGREHYLAEHLPGAVFVDLANELAGPADPRRGRHPLPSRDHFQRSARSWGIRTGDVVVAYDNSGNLAAARLWWMLRQAGVRDVCLLDGGLAAWLDAGFDVESGEPATGQGDVVLTGPAMEVVDEGQAATWGQHGLLLDARAGERYRGEFEPVDPRAGHIPGAVSAPTTANLGADGKFLPADVLRERFAGLGARADVPIAVYCGSGVTAAHEIAALEIAGFPAALYPGSFSEWCNSVSHPVVTGDEPYGGNSSGDSPR
- a CDS encoding HIT family protein — encoded protein: MSTLFTRIINGEIPGRFVWREDDVVAFLTVGPLADGHTLVVPTAEVDRWTDAPAEMLARVMQVAQTIGAVQVGVFDAARAGLIVAGYEVNHLHVHVWPSRTMADFDFGSVDQNPDPTRLDANAEKLREGLRKAGHSAHVPDA
- a CDS encoding MarR family winged helix-turn-helix transcriptional regulator; translation: MTNSEHQDIVGSAVFKLHRATALVDRIADRYLLEHHGIGYSGFLVLLTLGTSGPQAQRQIADALDVSRASITQRLGRLIGDDLVIVRPDPRDARANTISLSPKGTALLASAWQGLETHQDGVDAGVDEEALVQQLDRIIENALRVLRPEEARRPGREVPAPDPSGGSL
- the hrpA gene encoding ATP-dependent RNA helicase HrpA, translated to MTFHISYPAELPVSERREDLMAAIAANQVTIIAGETGSGKTTQIPKMCLELGLGENGLIGHTQPRRLAARTVAERIAEELGVEIGQEVGFQVRFTGEVGRNTKVKLMTDGILLAEIRRDKLLRKYNAIIIDEAHERSLNIDFILGYLKRILPQRPDLKIIITSATIDPQRFAKHFGSEDVPAPIIEVSGRTFPVEIRYRPLSQPAGGATGDDADTASDDELEEDRDPLDAVCDAVDELAQEAPGDILIFFSGEREIRDAAEALNGRIQSNRKLAGTEVLPLFARLSLQEQHKVFHPGAKRRIVLATNVAETSLTVPGIKYVIDTGTARISRYSHRTKVQRLPIERVSQASANQRSGRCGRVSDGIAIRLYSAEDFQSRPPFTDPEILRTNLAAVILQMTAMGVARGPKDVENFPFVEPPDSRAINDGVALLRELGALSTARAPEETGERAGRRLPAGADGRSGGALTAVGQQLAQLPVDPRLGRMIVESGKRGCVREVMILAAALTIQDPRERPTDKQQLAAEKHARFRDENSDFTGFLNLWNYLQEKQQELSSTAFRRLCRAEFINYLRVREWQDLFAQLRQLARPLGISLDNKRLADPVGNHEGIHISLLSGLLSHVGILDERKREYAGARGSRFAIFPGSALFKKSPTFVMAAELVETSRLWARVAAKFDPLWVEQVAPDLVKRSYSEPHWSKKMGSVMAHEKVTLYGVPIIPSRRINYGKVDPELCRGLFIRHALVEGDWQTHHKFFHRNRALLHEVEELEARMRRRDILVDDETLFEFYDARIGKDVVSERHFDKWWKDARQQDPALLDFDQALLISEDADALDDSAYPKTLLHKGFELPLSYEFHPVAPGSPPNPSDGVTAEVPVLFLNQLDDAAFRWLIPGQRVELVTALIKSLPKQVRKNFVPAPDVARQAVAALEADFDPAADELEASLELVLRRIRGQVIPPHSWSWDAVPPHLRVSFRVVDSGGKILEEGKDLSVLQDRLAPATRRAIAESLGATPATTAPRSGIMGHGTSKNSVARTGTAQAAGTASTTAASGEAAASTGFAEKAALTSWSFGTVQREVRGTVKGHTVTGYPALVDEGASVALRLFQTSSEQEQAMRGGVIRLLALRVPPPDRYVLEHLNNAEKLTFSQNPHGSVTALIADCALAAIDKLTPAALPWDEGSFNALYEKVRADLIDTVFTVTAVVERILASTRRIERALKGTTSLALISALNDIKSQLEQLVFPGFVARTGYSQLSQLPRYLAAIEKRLEKLPTNVARDAQHMAAVQALEDDYDDAASALLPGRRAGTELTQVRWMIEELRVSLFAVELGTAYSVSEKRIRAVLNKALAPA